In the genome of Humidesulfovibrio mexicanus, one region contains:
- a CDS encoding OmpH family outer membrane protein, producing the protein MRKFLAAALFLLLMQSVAFAAGPAKVGIFDPEEVIRTSEPGQEAIKQFEAKMKPDSERIEKQQKDFVKMQEDFQKQAFALAPEARQDKERELRRKEFELSEAVRMFQNAANREKNLKLNEILKVLHGSVNDYAAKNGFTLVMAKTQGITYYYDPTSDITKAVTAELNKAWKSRKK; encoded by the coding sequence ATGCGCAAGTTCCTGGCAGCCGCTCTTTTTCTCCTGCTCATGCAGTCCGTCGCCTTCGCGGCCGGTCCTGCCAAGGTTGGCATCTTCGACCCCGAGGAGGTCATCCGCACCTCCGAGCCCGGCCAGGAGGCCATCAAGCAGTTTGAAGCCAAGATGAAGCCCGACAGCGAGCGCATCGAGAAGCAACAGAAAGACTTCGTCAAAATGCAGGAGGACTTCCAGAAGCAGGCCTTCGCCCTGGCCCCGGAAGCCCGCCAGGACAAGGAGCGTGAGCTGCGCCGCAAGGAGTTTGAACTCTCCGAAGCCGTGCGCATGTTCCAGAACGCGGCCAACCGCGAGAAGAACCTCAAACTCAACGAGATTCTCAAGGTGCTGCACGGCTCCGTGAACGACTACGCGGCCAAGAACGGCTTCACCCTGGTCATGGCCAAGACCCAGGGCATCACCTACTACTACGACCCCACCAGCGACATCACCAAGGCCGTCACCGCCGA
- the bamA gene encoding outer membrane protein assembly factor BamA gives MPRGRKTRFFALAALALAVAVFAAPRQFLAAVTSPREVSVVVLPFEINAGDDMKYLRQGLQDMLSERLSEAGFTVIPRESLERALASKGLAPGDPQTVREGALLTGAAYAITGSFSQLGETLSLDIRVVDPFGLKQPMPVSVSKDGLINLLPAVDELVARMKGDLMGLDRVVDIEVEGNVALDREVVLMRLTTKKGDTVDFKTINTDVKTVYDLGYFDDVKALLRDASGGKKLIIRVVEKPRILAIGVKGAKELKSDDIIKAANSKKGAVLNPKVLSEDIAAIREMYRKDGFYNAKVTHEIESAGQGQARLNFVIDEGKKLFIQKIIIEGASQLSEDDLKDELAIKERGLLSWFTQSGILKEELLERDSAALAAYYNNRGFIDAKVSAPDVQIGEDGITIVFRVEEGPRFKVESVRVEGDLIADEPKLVALTKSAEVAKTKGYLDRSMVRDDLKALTDYYNNFGYAYAEANVRMNDHPEEKTVDIIYVMRKLQRVHIRRVLVEGNTKTRDNVIMREMRLADGDQFNGDKLKRSSERLDKLGYFSSVDIEPVPTGSPDEMDLKVKVKDKDTGKIGGGVGYSTYDSVYFAASIEEGNLFGKGWSTSLNGQWGSKKTAYTFTAMNPRWDDSNLGVGLQLFDRQEDYVSYDRDSLGGKVTFSYPLGEYTSVIWDYRLERYKIYDVDTTSASQLVIDSLGRHTASVASATVVRDTTNGGSTTLPSKGTVNSVTVSYGGGLLAGSDNFVKGIFDSGWYHPVIGDLVFHWHGQVGWVGQNWNDEAIPVSERFALGGSGTVRGYSQRKITPLSDGGFSAVYGDKEMFMNFELTYPLSKKMGIYGTGFFDAGNTWKEGESWFDTPKRGGIASPSFGLYKSVGAGILWYSPMGPLKIEYGYGLDNLYDSSNSKVEFNMGRSF, from the coding sequence ATGCCCAGGGGTAGAAAGACGAGATTTTTTGCGCTGGCCGCGTTGGCCCTGGCCGTGGCGGTGTTCGCCGCGCCCCGGCAGTTCCTGGCCGCCGTCACCTCCCCGCGGGAGGTCTCGGTGGTGGTGCTGCCGTTCGAGATCAACGCTGGCGACGACATGAAATACCTTCGCCAGGGCCTGCAGGACATGCTCTCCGAGCGCCTCTCCGAAGCGGGCTTCACCGTGATTCCGCGCGAATCGCTGGAACGGGCGCTCGCCTCCAAGGGGCTTGCCCCCGGCGATCCCCAGACCGTCCGCGAGGGCGCGCTTCTCACGGGCGCGGCGTACGCCATCACCGGCAGTTTCAGCCAGCTGGGCGAGACCCTGTCCCTGGACATCCGCGTGGTGGACCCCTTCGGCCTCAAGCAGCCCATGCCCGTGTCCGTCAGCAAGGACGGGCTCATCAATCTCTTGCCCGCCGTGGACGAGCTGGTGGCCCGCATGAAGGGCGACCTCATGGGCCTGGACCGCGTGGTGGACATCGAGGTCGAGGGCAACGTCGCGCTCGACCGCGAGGTGGTGCTCATGCGCCTGACCACCAAGAAGGGCGACACGGTGGACTTCAAGACCATCAACACCGACGTGAAGACGGTGTACGACCTGGGCTACTTCGACGACGTGAAGGCCCTTCTGCGCGACGCCTCCGGCGGCAAGAAGCTCATCATCCGCGTGGTGGAGAAGCCGCGCATCCTGGCCATTGGCGTCAAAGGCGCCAAGGAACTCAAGAGCGACGACATCATCAAGGCCGCCAACTCCAAGAAGGGCGCGGTGCTGAACCCCAAGGTCCTGTCCGAGGACATCGCCGCCATCCGCGAGATGTACCGCAAGGACGGCTTCTACAACGCCAAGGTCACCCACGAGATCGAGTCCGCCGGGCAGGGCCAGGCCAGGCTCAACTTCGTCATCGATGAAGGCAAGAAGCTCTTCATCCAGAAGATCATCATCGAAGGCGCGAGCCAGCTTTCCGAGGACGATCTGAAGGACGAGCTGGCCATCAAGGAGCGCGGGCTGCTCTCCTGGTTCACCCAGAGCGGCATTCTGAAAGAGGAGTTGCTGGAGCGCGACAGCGCGGCCCTGGCCGCCTACTACAACAACCGCGGCTTCATCGACGCCAAGGTTTCGGCCCCGGACGTGCAGATCGGCGAGGACGGCATCACCATCGTCTTCCGCGTGGAGGAGGGCCCCCGGTTCAAGGTGGAAAGCGTGCGCGTGGAGGGCGACCTCATCGCCGACGAGCCCAAGCTCGTGGCCCTTACCAAGTCCGCCGAGGTGGCCAAGACCAAGGGCTACCTCGACCGCTCCATGGTGCGCGACGACCTGAAGGCCCTGACCGACTACTACAACAACTTCGGCTACGCCTACGCCGAGGCCAACGTGCGCATGAACGACCACCCCGAGGAAAAGACGGTGGACATCATCTACGTCATGCGCAAGCTGCAGCGGGTGCACATCCGCCGCGTGCTGGTGGAGGGCAACACCAAGACCCGCGACAACGTCATCATGCGTGAAATGCGCTTGGCCGACGGCGATCAGTTCAACGGCGACAAGCTCAAGCGCTCCAGCGAGCGCCTGGACAAGCTGGGCTACTTCTCCAGCGTGGACATCGAACCCGTGCCCACGGGCAGCCCGGATGAAATGGACCTCAAGGTCAAGGTCAAGGACAAGGACACCGGCAAGATCGGCGGCGGCGTGGGCTACTCCACCTACGATTCCGTGTATTTCGCGGCCTCCATCGAGGAGGGCAACCTCTTCGGCAAGGGCTGGAGCACCAGCCTGAACGGCCAGTGGGGCTCCAAGAAAACCGCGTACACCTTCACAGCCATGAACCCCCGCTGGGACGACAGCAACCTGGGTGTGGGCCTGCAGCTCTTCGACCGCCAGGAAGACTACGTCTCCTACGACCGAGACTCCCTCGGCGGCAAGGTGACCTTCTCCTATCCCCTGGGCGAGTACACCAGCGTCATCTGGGACTACCGGTTGGAGCGCTACAAGATCTATGACGTGGACACCACCAGCGCTTCGCAGCTGGTCATCGACTCCCTCGGTCGGCACACGGCCAGCGTGGCCTCGGCCACCGTCGTACGCGACACCACCAACGGCGGTTCCACCACCTTGCCCTCCAAGGGCACGGTGAACAGCGTCACTGTGAGTTACGGCGGCGGGCTTTTGGCCGGCAGCGACAATTTCGTCAAGGGCATCTTCGACTCCGGCTGGTATCATCCCGTGATCGGCGACCTTGTGTTCCACTGGCACGGTCAGGTGGGCTGGGTCGGCCAGAACTGGAACGACGAGGCCATCCCCGTGAGCGAACGTTTCGCCCTGGGCGGCTCCGGAACCGTGCGCGGCTACTCGCAGCGCAAGATCACCCCGCTCTCCGATGGCGGCTTCAGCGCCGTGTACGGCGACAAGGAAATGTTCATGAACTTCGAGCTCACCTACCCGTTGAGCAAGAAGATGGGCATCTACGGCACAGGCTTCTTCGACGCCGGCAACACCTGGAAAGAGGGCGAATCGTGGTTCGACACGCCCAAGCGTGGCGGCATTGCATCTCCCTCGTTTGGGTTGTACAAGAGCGTCGGTGCGGGCATCCTGTGGTATTCGCCCATGGGCCCCCTCAAGATCGAGTACGGCTACGGATTGGACAACCTCTACGACAGCAGCAACAGCAAGGTTGAGTTCAACATGGGGCGCAGCTTCTAG
- a CDS encoding ABC transporter ATP-binding protein: MSREPLYLLNKVGKEFAGPAERLTVLDGIDLSIMPGESIAILGASGSGKTTLLHLLGTLDAPTSGEIFFSGLALNGMDGRRKAALRNRDIGFVFQFHHLLAEFTTLENVAMPGLIAGKSREESLALARESLELVGLKGRMDFPVTTLSGGERQRAAIARAILLRPKALLADEPTGNLDEKTGRMIGELLVSLNRDLGMTFVVVTHNIELAAVMGRRLELRLGVLYAQG; encoded by the coding sequence ATGAGTAGAGAGCCGCTATACCTGCTGAACAAGGTTGGCAAGGAATTTGCTGGACCTGCGGAGCGCCTCACGGTGCTGGACGGGATCGACCTCTCCATCATGCCCGGAGAGTCCATCGCCATCCTTGGAGCGTCTGGATCGGGGAAGACGACGCTGCTGCACCTGCTCGGCACCTTGGACGCGCCCACCAGCGGAGAGATCTTCTTCTCCGGGCTGGCGCTCAACGGGATGGACGGCAGGCGCAAGGCCGCCCTGCGCAACAGGGACATAGGGTTCGTGTTCCAGTTCCACCACCTGCTGGCGGAGTTCACCACCCTGGAGAACGTCGCCATGCCGGGGCTTATAGCGGGCAAGAGCAGGGAGGAGTCGCTGGCGCTTGCGCGCGAGTCCCTGGAGTTGGTGGGCTTGAAGGGACGTATGGATTTTCCGGTGACGACGCTTTCCGGGGGCGAGCGCCAGCGGGCGGCCATCGCCAGGGCCATCCTGCTCCGGCCCAAGGCGCTTCTGGCCGACGAGCCCACCGGCAACCTGGACGAAAAGACGGGCAGGATGATCGGCGAACTCCTGGTTTCCCTGAACAGGGACTTGGGGATGACTTTCGTGGTCGTAACGCATAACATAGAACTGGCCGCGGTCATGGGACGGCGGCTGGAGCTGCGTTTGGGAGTGCTGTATGCCCAGGGGTAG
- a CDS encoding lipoprotein-releasing ABC transporter permease subunit yields MNFELLIALRYIFALRKQSFIAVISLFAVCGVALGVAALIVVIGVMNGFTKDLRDKILGVNAHVIVSAFSGGIRDHKDMAELCRQVPGVTGVTPFVYSEVMLSASGGVKGVVLRGIEPGTAEQVLSISKDMVAGSVKDLDADPDMPGVVVGAEMAKRLGLGLGSTVNLLSPTGTQSSVGFTPKVRVFRVAGIFRTGMFEYDATLGYVTVEAARNLLGFKDDIVSGLEVRLADVYKAGEVSEALRAKLHEYPVYVRNWQEMNANLFAALELEKTAMFIILAMIVLVGSFSIVTMLVMLVMQKTKDIAVMMSLGADEGMIRRIFMFQGSFIGAVGTALGYGLGIPVALLLKKYQFIKLPSDVYPVDYLPVRLEWLDMTLIGAAALLLCFLSTLYPARRAATLKPSDALRYE; encoded by the coding sequence ATGAACTTCGAGCTGCTGATCGCGCTTCGCTACATCTTCGCACTGCGCAAGCAGTCGTTCATCGCCGTCATCTCCCTGTTCGCGGTGTGCGGCGTGGCCCTGGGCGTGGCCGCGCTCATCGTGGTCATCGGCGTCATGAACGGCTTCACCAAGGACCTGCGCGACAAGATCCTGGGCGTCAACGCGCATGTCATCGTCAGCGCGTTTTCCGGCGGCATTCGCGACCACAAGGACATGGCCGAGCTGTGCCGTCAGGTGCCCGGCGTCACCGGCGTCACGCCCTTCGTGTATTCCGAGGTCATGCTTTCCGCCAGCGGCGGCGTGAAGGGCGTGGTGCTGCGCGGCATCGAGCCCGGCACCGCGGAGCAGGTGCTGTCCATCAGCAAGGACATGGTTGCGGGCAGCGTCAAGGATTTGGACGCCGATCCGGACATGCCCGGCGTGGTGGTGGGCGCGGAGATGGCCAAGCGCCTGGGCCTGGGCCTGGGGAGCACCGTGAACCTGCTTTCGCCAACGGGCACGCAGAGTTCCGTGGGCTTCACGCCCAAGGTGCGCGTGTTCCGGGTGGCGGGCATCTTCCGCACGGGCATGTTCGAGTACGACGCCACCCTGGGCTACGTCACGGTGGAGGCCGCGCGCAACCTGCTGGGGTTCAAGGACGACATCGTTTCCGGCCTGGAGGTTCGCCTGGCCGACGTGTACAAGGCCGGAGAAGTGAGCGAAGCCCTGCGCGCCAAGCTGCACGAGTACCCTGTGTACGTGCGCAACTGGCAGGAGATGAACGCCAACCTTTTCGCCGCCCTTGAGCTGGAAAAGACCGCCATGTTCATCATTCTGGCCATGATCGTGCTGGTGGGCTCCTTCAGCATCGTCACCATGCTGGTGATGCTGGTGATGCAGAAGACCAAGGACATCGCCGTGATGATGAGCCTGGGCGCGGACGAGGGCATGATCCGCCGCATCTTCATGTTCCAGGGCAGCTTCATCGGCGCGGTGGGCACGGCCCTGGGCTATGGCCTGGGCATTCCCGTGGCGCTTCTGCTGAAAAAATACCAGTTCATCAAGCTGCCAAGCGACGTGTACCCCGTGGACTATCTGCCCGTAAGGCTGGAATGGCTGGACATGACGCTCATCGGCGCGGCGGCGCTGCTTTTGTGCTTCCTCTCCACCCTGTATCCGGCCCGGCGGGCGGCCACCCTCAAGCCCTCGGACGCCTTGCGCTATGAGTAG
- the lysS gene encoding lysine--tRNA ligase has translation MNDVLRTRIDKACALLDADLHLYPNTFRKDTHIGDIPEAYSGLDEEALATLGKTFRVAGRMVSLRSFGKVTFIHLQDASGSMQVFVARDDLGTDAYQIFKKFDMGDILGVEGELFRTKTGELTLRARSVSLVTKSMRPLPEKYHGLKDMETRYRQRYVDLIVTPKTSEIFRKRTMIVRGIRNYLDSKGFLEVETPMMQPIPGGATAKPFETHHNALDMKLYMRIAPELYLKRLLVGGFEKVYEINRNFRNEGISTRHNPEFTMLEFYWAFADFRDLMDLTEDMIAGVAREVCGSTVVQYQGQDIDLTPGKWVRMTFHESIEKIGGVDPEVYGDYEKCAALVRKSGEKVIKGEKLGKLQAKLFDIFVEPKLIQPHFIYHYPTDISPLSRRNEENPDITDRFELFVVGRELANAFSELNDPVDQRGRFEEQVKEKAAGDDEAHFMDEDYVRALEYGMPPAAGQGVGIDRLVMLLTDSPSIREVILFPLLRPETTSGGGASSGGGPATGPA, from the coding sequence ATGAACGATGTCCTGCGAACCCGCATCGACAAGGCCTGCGCGCTTCTGGACGCCGACCTGCACCTGTACCCGAACACCTTTCGCAAGGACACCCATATCGGCGACATCCCGGAGGCTTACTCCGGGCTTGACGAGGAGGCCCTCGCCACCCTTGGGAAAACTTTTCGCGTGGCGGGCCGCATGGTTTCGCTGCGGTCCTTCGGCAAGGTGACCTTCATCCATCTGCAGGACGCCTCCGGCTCCATGCAGGTGTTCGTGGCCCGCGACGACCTGGGCACGGATGCCTACCAGATCTTCAAGAAATTCGACATGGGCGACATTCTTGGCGTGGAGGGCGAGCTGTTCCGCACCAAGACCGGCGAGCTGACCCTGCGCGCACGGTCCGTGTCGCTTGTCACCAAGTCCATGCGCCCCCTGCCGGAGAAGTACCACGGCCTGAAGGACATGGAGACGCGCTACCGTCAGCGCTACGTGGACCTCATCGTCACGCCCAAGACCAGCGAAATTTTCCGCAAGCGCACCATGATCGTGCGCGGCATCCGCAACTACCTCGACTCCAAGGGCTTCCTTGAGGTTGAGACGCCCATGATGCAGCCCATCCCCGGCGGGGCCACGGCCAAGCCGTTTGAGACCCACCACAACGCGCTGGACATGAAGCTCTACATGCGCATTGCGCCGGAGCTGTACCTGAAGCGCCTGCTCGTGGGCGGGTTCGAGAAGGTCTACGAAATCAATCGCAATTTCCGCAACGAGGGCATCAGTACCCGGCACAACCCGGAGTTCACGATGCTTGAGTTCTACTGGGCCTTCGCCGACTTCCGCGACCTCATGGACCTCACCGAGGACATGATCGCCGGGGTGGCGCGGGAGGTGTGCGGCTCGACCGTCGTGCAGTACCAGGGGCAGGACATCGACCTCACCCCTGGCAAGTGGGTGCGCATGACCTTCCACGAGTCCATCGAGAAAATCGGCGGCGTGGACCCGGAGGTCTACGGCGACTACGAGAAGTGCGCGGCGCTGGTGCGCAAGAGCGGGGAGAAGGTCATCAAGGGCGAAAAGCTGGGCAAGCTGCAGGCCAAGCTCTTCGACATCTTCGTGGAGCCCAAGCTCATCCAGCCGCACTTCATCTATCATTACCCCACGGATATTTCGCCGCTCTCCCGCAGGAACGAGGAGAATCCGGACATCACCGACCGCTTCGAGCTGTTCGTGGTGGGCCGCGAGCTGGCCAACGCCTTTTCCGAGCTGAACGACCCCGTGGATCAGCGTGGCCGCTTCGAGGAGCAGGTGAAGGAAAAGGCCGCCGGCGACGACGAGGCGCACTTCATGGACGAGGACTACGTGCGCGCCCTTGAGTACGGGATGCCTCCCGCCGCTGGCCAAGGCGTCGGCATCGACCGCCTCGTCATGCTTTTGACCGATTCCCCCTCCATCCGGGAGGTCATCCTGTTCCCGCTGCTCCGCCCGGAGACCACCTCGGGCGGCGGGGCCTCGTCCGGGGGCGGCCCGGCCACCGGACCCGCATGA